From the genome of Amycolatopsis sp. NBC_01488, one region includes:
- a CDS encoding MFS transporter encodes MVLGDNSVTHKVEPDSKSGKTQVRRAALASAIGTTIEWYDFFLYNTAAALVFPHLFFPSSSAYAGAMQSFATYAVGFAARPVGAAIFGHWGDRIGRKATLIVTLLLMGVSSGVVGMLPGTSAIGFAAPLILVLLRLVQGIAIGGEWSGSVLLAMEWGDQRKRGLLASFAQIGVPVGLVLGTGGMTLLSATLSPDAFDSWGWRLPFLASLILVAVGLVIRLKILETPMFAKLIKNRQTARTPVLDAIRHHWREILLSAGVRFSEQMPFYLFTSYVLIYVVARHDFSKTFVLNAVLVGAACELALIPVFSTLSDRVGRKRVYLTGAVFTAVIAFPYFTILAHGSHALVFVAVVVSFVPHALQYGPQAALIGESFPTHLRYGGAGLGYQLASVFAGGPAPLLATWLLHQTGTPYSISGYIVLSAVVTVLCVIFLKDRSKADIDDVTVYQRS; translated from the coding sequence ATGGTGTTGGGCGACAACAGCGTCACTCACAAGGTGGAACCGGACAGCAAGTCCGGCAAGACGCAAGTACGGCGTGCGGCGCTGGCGAGCGCGATCGGCACGACCATCGAGTGGTACGACTTCTTCCTCTACAACACCGCGGCGGCCTTGGTCTTCCCGCACCTGTTCTTCCCCTCGTCGAGCGCCTACGCGGGGGCCATGCAGTCGTTCGCGACCTACGCGGTCGGGTTCGCCGCCCGCCCGGTCGGCGCCGCGATCTTCGGGCACTGGGGTGACCGGATCGGGCGCAAGGCCACGTTGATCGTGACGCTGCTGCTGATGGGCGTCTCCTCCGGCGTCGTCGGGATGCTGCCCGGGACGTCGGCCATCGGGTTCGCCGCGCCGCTGATCCTCGTGCTGCTGCGGCTGGTCCAGGGCATCGCGATCGGCGGCGAGTGGAGCGGCTCGGTGCTGCTCGCGATGGAGTGGGGCGACCAGCGCAAACGCGGGCTGCTGGCCAGTTTCGCGCAGATCGGCGTCCCGGTCGGGCTGGTGCTCGGCACCGGCGGCATGACGCTGCTGTCGGCGACCCTCTCCCCCGACGCGTTCGACTCGTGGGGCTGGCGGCTGCCGTTCCTGGCGAGCCTGATCCTGGTCGCGGTCGGCCTGGTGATCCGGCTGAAGATCCTCGAGACGCCGATGTTCGCGAAGCTGATCAAGAACCGGCAGACCGCGCGGACGCCGGTGCTCGACGCGATCCGCCACCACTGGCGCGAAATCCTGCTTTCGGCCGGCGTGCGCTTCAGCGAGCAGATGCCGTTCTACCTCTTCACCAGCTACGTCCTGATCTACGTCGTGGCGCGCCACGACTTCAGCAAGACGTTCGTGCTCAACGCGGTCCTCGTCGGCGCCGCGTGCGAGCTGGCGCTGATCCCGGTGTTCTCGACGCTGTCGGACCGCGTCGGCCGCAAGCGGGTGTACCTGACCGGCGCGGTGTTCACGGCCGTGATCGCGTTCCCGTACTTCACGATCCTGGCGCACGGCAGCCACGCGCTGGTGTTCGTCGCGGTCGTCGTGTCGTTCGTCCCGCACGCGCTGCAGTACGGGCCGCAGGCGGCGCTGATCGGCGAGAGCTTCCCGACGCACCTGCGTTACGGCGGCGCGGGGCTGGGCTACCAGCTGGCGTCGGTGTTCGCGGGCGGGCCGGCGCCGCTGCTGGCGACGTGGCTGCTGCACCAGACCGGGACGCCGTACTCGATCTCGGGCTACATCGTCCTGTCGGCGGTGGTCACGGTGCTGTGCGTGATCTTCCTGAAGGACCGCTCGAAGGCCGACATCGACGACGTCACCGTGTACCAGCGGAGCTGA
- a CDS encoding acyl-CoA-like ligand-binding transcription factor — protein MDTDGAGLRERKKHETRIALSWAAIRLTVERGYAHVRIEDIAAEAGVSTRTFSNYFGTKGEAIVARHHDRARAIAAALRERPAGEPIWAAITAAALAGFDLGEPVPDGQVPDQAWLTGIRLMVAEPALQGEFHKAGAAGEAEIARVVAERTGTDVERDVYPKLVAGVVAAGLNVVAQQWFRTEPPRSMEDLLRDVFGRLAAGLPEPR, from the coding sequence ATGGACACCGACGGCGCCGGGCTCCGGGAGCGCAAGAAGCACGAGACGCGGATCGCGCTGAGCTGGGCCGCCATCCGGCTGACCGTCGAACGCGGCTACGCCCACGTCCGGATCGAGGACATCGCCGCCGAGGCCGGGGTGTCCACCCGGACGTTCAGCAACTACTTCGGCACCAAGGGCGAGGCCATCGTGGCCCGCCACCACGACCGGGCCCGCGCGATCGCCGCGGCGCTGCGCGAACGCCCGGCCGGCGAGCCGATCTGGGCGGCCATCACCGCGGCGGCGCTCGCCGGGTTCGACCTCGGCGAGCCGGTGCCCGACGGGCAGGTCCCCGACCAGGCCTGGCTGACCGGGATCCGGCTGATGGTCGCGGAACCCGCGCTGCAGGGCGAGTTCCACAAGGCCGGGGCGGCGGGCGAAGCCGAGATCGCCAGGGTCGTCGCCGAACGCACCGGTACCGACGTCGAGCGGGACGTCTACCCGAAGCTCGTCGCGGGTGTCGTGGCCGCCGGGCTCAACGTCGTGGCTCAGCAGTGGTTCAGGACCGAGCCGCCGCGATCGATGGAAGACCTGCTGCGGGACGTGTTCGGCCGGCTCGCCGCCGGCCTGCCCGAACCCCGCTGA
- a CDS encoding FAD-dependent monooxygenase: protein MEDVVIAGAGPNGLMLACELALAGIRPLVLERLPEPTEENRANGLVGQVVRLLDCRGLHERLAGPIRPPAPAFVFGAMRLDLTLPEHNSLNILGVPQRRVAAMLTERAAELGVEIRRGHELTSLTQDADAVTLDFTGPDGPGRLTTRYLVGADGGRSITRKLAGIGFPGVTEDRTLSFTSNATVPAEFVDPASGGLTVPGHGVIPPFFHYRTEVGLFVYAPFPTGPLVTTMEWTDAEEAADEPPMTLDDQRAGIERVLGFALPIEPPEGDGPHLLRRLRGRSTRLAERFRDGRVLLVGDAAHIHSAIGGPGLNLGLQDAVGLGWKLAAQVQGWAPAGLLDTYESERRPVAERVVMHTQAQSALIAPGRDVTALRELFGELLRLPSTVAHIADLMSGADVRYEPGTDHPLDGRWAPDLELADGTRLAELTRTARPLLLDFTGSLGDELRGWTGRVDLVTGAAQGDATALLIRPDGYVAWATSSAEPDDTERKALRAALERWFGSPVGR from the coding sequence ATGGAAGACGTCGTCATCGCGGGTGCCGGACCCAACGGCCTGATGCTCGCCTGCGAGCTGGCCCTCGCCGGCATCCGCCCACTCGTGCTCGAACGGCTGCCGGAGCCGACCGAGGAGAACCGCGCCAACGGCCTGGTCGGCCAGGTCGTGCGCCTCCTCGACTGCCGCGGGCTGCACGAGCGCCTCGCCGGCCCGATCCGCCCGCCCGCCCCCGCGTTCGTCTTCGGGGCGATGCGCCTGGACCTCACCCTCCCCGAGCACAACTCGCTGAACATCCTCGGCGTGCCGCAGCGGCGTGTCGCGGCGATGCTCACCGAACGCGCCGCCGAACTCGGCGTCGAGATCCGCCGCGGCCACGAGCTCACCAGCCTGACGCAGGACGCCGACGCCGTCACCCTCGACTTCACCGGCCCGGACGGGCCCGGCCGGCTCACCACCCGGTACCTCGTCGGCGCCGACGGCGGGCGGAGCATCACCCGCAAGCTCGCCGGCATCGGCTTCCCCGGCGTCACCGAGGACCGCACGCTCTCCTTCACCTCGAACGCCACCGTGCCCGCGGAGTTCGTCGATCCCGCGTCCGGCGGGCTGACCGTGCCCGGCCACGGCGTCATCCCGCCGTTCTTCCACTACCGCACGGAAGTCGGCCTCTTCGTCTACGCGCCGTTCCCCACCGGACCGCTGGTCACCACGATGGAGTGGACCGACGCCGAAGAGGCCGCCGACGAGCCCCCGATGACCCTCGACGACCAGCGCGCCGGCATCGAGCGCGTGCTCGGCTTCGCCCTGCCGATCGAGCCACCCGAGGGCGACGGGCCGCACCTGCTGCGCCGGCTGCGCGGGCGCAGCACCCGGCTGGCCGAGCGCTTCCGCGACGGCCGCGTGCTGCTCGTCGGCGATGCGGCGCACATCCACTCCGCGATCGGCGGCCCCGGCCTGAACCTCGGCCTGCAGGACGCCGTCGGCCTCGGCTGGAAGCTCGCCGCCCAGGTGCAGGGCTGGGCACCCGCCGGCCTGCTCGACACCTACGAGAGCGAACGCCGCCCGGTCGCCGAGCGCGTCGTCATGCACACCCAGGCCCAGTCCGCGCTGATCGCGCCGGGCCGCGACGTCACGGCGCTGCGGGAGCTGTTCGGCGAGCTGCTGCGGCTGCCGAGCACGGTGGCGCACATCGCCGACCTGATGTCCGGCGCCGACGTCCGGTACGAACCGGGCACCGACCACCCCCTCGACGGCCGCTGGGCCCCGGATCTGGAGCTGGCCGACGGAACGCGGCTCGCCGAGCTGACCCGCACCGCCCGCCCGCTGCTGCTCGACTTCACCGGCTCGCTCGGCGACGAGCTGCGCGGCTGGACCGGCCGGGTCGACCTCGTCACCGGCGCAGCGCAGGGCGACGCGACGGCGTTGCTCATCCGCCCGGACGGCTACGTCGCGTGGGCGACCAGCTCGGCCGAGCCCGACGACACCGAGCGGAAGGCGCTGAGGGCAGCCCTCGAACGGTGGTTCGGCAGCCCCGTCGGCAGGTAG
- a CDS encoding TetR/AcrR family transcriptional regulator — MTPAAADPAETKPLRADARRNRARVLEAAESVFASKGTGAPTEEVARAAGVGIGTVFRHFPTKEALLEAVLVARLHRFADEAEAVVAADSADPGAAFFTFLAGWIEMSSAKNAYFEALTAAGVSVPKAKSEIGARLLDALGVLLSRAQAAGAVREDLVPGELITIIIGVAKAAEYAGPDARLRDRAVTILFDGLRPSAGERR, encoded by the coding sequence GTGACCCCCGCCGCCGCTGATCCCGCCGAAACGAAACCCCTGCGCGCCGACGCCCGGCGCAACCGGGCGCGCGTGCTGGAAGCGGCCGAGAGCGTGTTCGCCTCCAAGGGCACCGGGGCGCCCACCGAAGAGGTCGCGCGGGCCGCCGGCGTCGGCATCGGCACCGTGTTCCGGCACTTCCCGACGAAGGAAGCCCTCCTGGAGGCCGTCCTGGTCGCCCGGCTGCACCGGTTCGCCGACGAAGCCGAAGCCGTCGTGGCCGCCGACTCGGCGGACCCCGGCGCGGCGTTCTTCACCTTCCTGGCCGGCTGGATCGAGATGTCGAGTGCGAAGAACGCCTACTTCGAGGCGCTCACCGCCGCCGGGGTCAGCGTGCCGAAGGCGAAGTCCGAGATCGGTGCCCGGCTCCTCGACGCGCTCGGAGTGCTGCTGTCCCGGGCCCAGGCCGCGGGCGCGGTCCGCGAGGACCTCGTCCCCGGTGAGCTCATCACGATCATCATCGGCGTCGCCAAGGCGGCCGAGTACGCCGGCCCGGACGCGCGGCTGCGCGACCGGGCGGTGACGATCCTCTTCGACGGCCTCCGACCGTCAGCGGGGGAGCGGCGCTGA
- a CDS encoding SGNH/GDSL hydrolase family protein, whose amino-acid sequence MSKRLVALGDSFTEGVGDDDPAAPNGVRGWADRVAEQLAAREPDFRYANLAIRGKLLPQILGEQLEPALAMAPDLLTLYAGGNDLMRPKVDIDALVDDYEAAVAKIRATGAELVLFTGVDGVEDALFRRMRGRVAIYNEFVRAIATRHGAHLVDMWAMRQLRDRRYWAPDRLHLNAYGHTEVAIAVLAALGVEHPLEGAELGPREVLSPAARRSQNVQWARKHALPWVRRRLRGESSGDALTAKRPTLEPVASAPLPR is encoded by the coding sequence ATGAGCAAGCGCTTAGTGGCCCTGGGGGACTCGTTCACCGAAGGGGTCGGGGACGACGACCCGGCCGCCCCGAACGGCGTGCGCGGCTGGGCCGACCGCGTCGCCGAGCAGCTCGCCGCCCGCGAGCCGGACTTCCGGTACGCCAACCTCGCCATCCGCGGCAAGCTGCTGCCGCAGATCCTCGGCGAGCAGCTCGAGCCGGCGCTGGCCATGGCGCCCGACCTCCTCACGCTCTACGCCGGCGGCAACGACCTGATGCGGCCCAAGGTCGACATCGACGCGCTGGTGGACGACTACGAGGCCGCCGTCGCGAAGATCCGCGCGACCGGCGCCGAGCTGGTGCTCTTCACCGGGGTCGACGGCGTCGAGGACGCACTGTTCCGCAGGATGCGCGGCCGGGTGGCGATCTACAACGAGTTCGTCCGCGCCATCGCGACGCGCCACGGCGCCCACCTGGTGGACATGTGGGCCATGCGGCAGCTGCGCGACCGCCGCTACTGGGCGCCGGACCGCCTGCACCTCAACGCCTACGGGCACACCGAAGTCGCGATCGCGGTCCTGGCGGCCCTGGGCGTCGAGCACCCGCTCGAGGGCGCCGAACTGGGCCCGCGCGAAGTGCTGAGCCCGGCCGCCCGCCGCAGCCAGAACGTTCAGTGGGCCCGCAAGCACGCGCTGCCGTGGGTGCGCCGCCGGCTGCGCGGCGAATCCTCCGGCGACGCGCTCACCGCGAAGCGCCCGACGCTGGAGCCGGTCGCCTCAGCGCCGCTCCCCCGCTGA
- a CDS encoding CGNR zinc finger domain-containing protein: MHFNPYGGPAALVAADLVNAGSASELLAGMVRNGMSIAALTEDEATRIGTWARRLRPVFAADPAERPELVNDLLAESACRPYLATHDGKPPHLHYSAEDAGSVGRVRAYTAGGLAHLVCEAPDRLGICGREGCDTAYVDNSRNGRRRFCSTRCATRVHVADHRARQVSA, translated from the coding sequence GTGCACTTCAACCCTTACGGCGGCCCGGCCGCGCTGGTGGCCGCCGACCTGGTGAACGCGGGCTCCGCGAGCGAGCTGCTGGCCGGGATGGTCCGCAACGGCATGTCCATCGCGGCGCTGACCGAGGACGAAGCCACCCGCATCGGCACGTGGGCACGCCGCCTGCGCCCGGTGTTCGCCGCCGACCCCGCGGAACGCCCCGAGCTGGTCAACGACCTGCTGGCCGAGTCGGCCTGCCGCCCGTACCTCGCCACCCACGACGGCAAGCCACCCCACCTGCACTACTCCGCCGAAGACGCCGGCTCGGTCGGCCGCGTCCGCGCCTACACCGCGGGCGGCCTCGCGCACCTCGTGTGCGAGGCCCCGGACCGCCTGGGCATCTGCGGCCGCGAAGGCTGCGATACGGCGTACGTCGACAATTCCCGCAACGGCCGCCGCAGGTTCTGCTCGACGCGGTGCGCCACCCGCGTCCACGTCGCCGACCACCGGGCCCGGCAGGTCTCCGCCTAG
- a CDS encoding site-specific integrase: MPELEPVPDATLSPQDRLALLDEAAARHVDEQRPPNTLKAYAQDWQVWQDYTAETGIPPLSASLGALTGFVVWLERGRTLRPDERAVPGVPERAAPAAPSTIERRLTGALAGLRHHKVVVDPEASRAAWRALKGYRQRLAREGIQRGRGKATMVTLTDLRAMSRACPDTLAGARDRAMLLIGFPIAARCSDLANLLVTDVEPVDDRGLAVTVRHGKSTGDMVVPRRESPDTDPVRAWHAWRSGAGITDGPAFRRVDRHGNVGEPALSTTGVNQILTRAGVRAGLPYPVTGHSLRSGFATEARRAGADDLAIADQGRWVRGSRALYEYIRRVDQWNDNAAGVLDL, translated from the coding sequence GTGCCCGAGCTGGAACCGGTTCCCGACGCGACCCTGAGCCCCCAGGACCGGCTCGCCCTGCTCGACGAAGCCGCCGCGCGGCACGTCGACGAGCAGCGGCCGCCGAACACGCTCAAGGCCTACGCCCAGGACTGGCAGGTGTGGCAGGACTACACCGCCGAAACCGGGATCCCGCCGCTGTCGGCGTCCCTCGGCGCCCTGACCGGGTTCGTCGTCTGGCTCGAACGCGGCCGGACCCTGCGCCCGGACGAACGCGCCGTGCCCGGCGTGCCGGAACGGGCCGCGCCGGCGGCGCCGTCGACGATCGAACGGCGGCTCACCGGCGCGCTCGCCGGGCTGCGGCACCACAAGGTCGTCGTCGATCCCGAAGCGAGCCGGGCGGCGTGGCGGGCGTTGAAGGGCTATCGGCAGCGGCTGGCCCGGGAGGGGATCCAGCGTGGCCGCGGCAAGGCCACCATGGTCACCCTGACCGACCTGCGGGCGATGTCACGAGCCTGCCCGGACACCCTGGCCGGCGCCCGCGACCGGGCGATGCTCCTGATCGGCTTCCCCATCGCCGCTCGCTGTTCGGACCTGGCGAACCTGCTGGTCACCGACGTCGAGCCGGTTGACGACCGGGGCCTTGCGGTGACCGTGCGGCACGGCAAGAGCACCGGTGACATGGTCGTCCCGCGGCGCGAGAGCCCCGACACCGACCCGGTGCGGGCGTGGCACGCGTGGCGCTCGGGCGCCGGGATCACCGACGGGCCGGCGTTCCGGCGCGTCGACCGGCACGGCAACGTCGGCGAGCCCGCGCTGAGCACCACCGGCGTCAACCAGATCCTCACCCGGGCCGGCGTCCGGGCAGGCCTGCCGTACCCGGTGACCGGGCACTCCCTGCGGTCCGGGTTCGCCACCGAGGCCCGCCGCGCCGGCGCCGACGACCTCGCGATCGCCGATCAGGGGCGCTGGGTGCGCGGCAGCCGCGCGCTGTACGAGTACATCCGCCGCGTCGACCAGTGGAACGACAACGCGGCGGGCGTGCTCGACCTGTGA
- a CDS encoding alpha/beta fold hydrolase codes for MRIRVSDHETTATVRGTRGPAVLLVHSLGLDRRMWDPVLDRLAGGRRVVAYDVRGHGSAAAAPLPFTMAATATDLVAVLDALDLDTAHVAGLSLGGAIAQAAAVAAPERFASLTLMAAPDRPMPEAFEERARLAETGGMTPLIAPTLERWFTPEALAADTEGVRYARGCVASFDPATWASIWRGYGGLDVYERLRDFPAPVLALAGEKDASIPVDGMADIATRLGGGAKFEVVPGAPHIQTLERPDEVADALARFLPAEIDIP; via the coding sequence ATGAGGATCCGCGTGTCCGACCACGAAACCACCGCCACCGTCCGGGGTACCCGGGGGCCGGCCGTGCTGCTCGTCCACTCGCTCGGCCTGGACCGGCGGATGTGGGACCCGGTGCTCGACCGCCTCGCCGGCGGCCGCCGCGTGGTCGCCTACGACGTCCGCGGGCACGGCTCGGCCGCCGCGGCGCCGCTGCCGTTCACCATGGCGGCCACCGCCACCGACCTCGTGGCCGTGCTGGACGCCCTCGACCTGGACACCGCCCACGTCGCCGGTCTGTCGCTGGGCGGGGCGATCGCGCAGGCCGCCGCCGTCGCCGCGCCTGAGCGCTTCGCGTCGTTGACGCTGATGGCCGCGCCGGACCGGCCGATGCCGGAAGCCTTCGAGGAGCGTGCCCGTCTCGCCGAAACCGGGGGCATGACGCCGCTGATCGCACCCACGCTGGAACGCTGGTTCACCCCGGAGGCCCTGGCGGCGGACACCGAAGGCGTGCGGTACGCCCGCGGGTGCGTCGCCTCGTTCGATCCGGCCACCTGGGCCTCGATCTGGCGTGGCTACGGCGGCCTCGACGTCTACGAACGGCTTCGCGACTTCCCGGCGCCGGTGCTGGCCCTGGCCGGTGAAAAGGACGCGTCGATCCCGGTCGACGGCATGGCCGACATCGCGACCCGGCTCGGCGGCGGCGCGAAGTTCGAAGTCGTCCCGGGCGCCCCGCACATCCAGACCCTGGAACGCCCCGACGAGGTGGCCGACGCCCTGGCCCGGTTCCTGCCCGCGGAGATCGACATCCCGTAA
- a CDS encoding YciI family protein, producing MKQYLLSIYQPDGPIPPPEVLDGVTKKLDALNADLKAAGAWVFAGGLHPPSTATVLRADDGDTLITDGPFAEGKEHLGGFTIITAPDLDAALAWGSRLADAVAPLPVEVRPFAG from the coding sequence GTGAAGCAGTACCTGCTCAGCATCTACCAGCCCGATGGCCCGATCCCGCCGCCGGAGGTCCTCGACGGCGTCACGAAGAAGCTCGACGCCCTGAACGCGGACCTCAAGGCGGCCGGGGCTTGGGTGTTCGCCGGTGGGCTGCACCCGCCGTCGACCGCTACCGTGCTGCGAGCCGACGACGGCGACACGCTCATCACCGACGGGCCGTTCGCCGAGGGCAAGGAGCACCTCGGCGGGTTCACGATCATCACCGCGCCCGACCTCGACGCGGCGCTCGCCTGGGGCAGCCGGCTCGCCGACGCCGTCGCACCGCTGCCGGTCGAGGTGCGGCCGTTC